The following nucleotide sequence is from Aneurinibacillus soli.
ATAACGGGGGATGATGAGTATTGGTCCAAACGTACTTCTAATTCTATCTGATCGTTTATTAATCCTAGCACATAAACGTTTCGAATATGCCACTCGTTTAAACGGTTAGAACTTTTTTGAATAGCTTCACGTACTGAGTTGATAATACGTTCTATTTCTCTGGCTAAAAGTTCATATTCACCAATGCGAGTACGGAAAATAAGTAGCTCGTAGAAGTATGGGGTGGGTAGCTCATAGTACATGTCATGTTCTGGATCAAACATAAAGTGGTACAGAAAGTGTTCTCCTGCTAATATACCACGACAGTCGTTCTTAGCATCGAAAAAGCTGTACTTCCCAAAGTCAAAGATGTGCCTAAATAGAGTAAATGCAAGCTCTTTTTGCTCATAACTGGTACGTGCTTTACATTTATGTGCGAATTCGGTGGCGTCTGTTAAGATGAATTCCATTCTAGTGCTCCTTGTGTCTGGGATCTTGTAGTCTTGTCAAGATATATCGGTATTTTTTGAGTTTACTTTACTGACGGTATTCTACCAAAGATAAATTAGATTATAAGAACGAAAAATGGTTAGTAGGTTTTTTGCTAAGTAAAAATTTATAGTTTTTGGAAAATGACTACTCACTCGGAAGAGTTGGGTGTTTAAGGAGAAATACTCCAATGATTTGAGTGATTTCCTTACACCTCTGCCGTTTTTTTATATAAAATTGTTATAATAGTAGGAGTTTTTTAGTAATCAATTGGGCGAAAGGGTAGAGCACATGAAACCAGTAAACTTATTGTCTTTAGTCAGCGCAAAAAATGACCTATTACCTTCAGTCTTTGGATTATATTTAAATAATTTTGACATTAAAATAAAAGAAGATGAATTAAGAGATATAGAATCACTAATAAAGGAGATTCAAACTCATTCAGAAAGACTGGGCATTCTTGATGAGTTCTACATAGGTTATACCATTAATCAGATAGGTAAGGAGTTTGATCTACTGAGATTTGGTGAAAACAGCATAATTAATATTGAACTTAAAAGAACGAGCACTGAAGAAAAAATAAGAAAGCAGCTAAAAAAAAATAAATACTATCTTAACTTTTTAGAAAAGGAAGTATTAAGCTTCACTTACGTTGTGGAAGATAGGCAGTTATTTTACCTGAATGACAGTGAGACACTAGAAAAAACTAAGTTTCCGTTTCTAATTTCTAAACTAAATGATCAAGTATTACAATATATTGAGGATATAAACAGGTTGTTTGATCCTTCTAACTATTTAGTTTCTCCTTTTAATTCAACGGATGCTTTTGTGTCAGGACAGTATTTTTTAACCGATCATCAAGAAACTGTTAAAAATGATATATTAAACTTAAGTACGGAAACGGGCCCTTGTTTTATTTCAATTGAGGGACACGCAGGAACTGGTAAGACTCTTTTAACGTACGATATTGCAAAACAATATATAAGTATTCCAAAGAGTGTTCTTATTTTTCACTGTGGTAATCTTAATAATGGTCACTACAAACTTAGTGAAAAGTATCCATGGGAAATATCCCCGATTAAAGATTACAAATTATATGATTTGAGTAAATATGACCTTATAATTATAGATGAAGCTCAGAGAATATATAAAAATCAGTTAGAAATCATTTTAAATAGCATAAAGAATACGAACGCTAAATGTATTTTCTCTTATGATTCTCAACAATGTCTTTCTGCTGATGAGATAAAGAGGAATATTCCACAATATATTATAGAAAATGTTTCTCCTAAAATTTTTAGATTAACTGAGAAAATTAGAACCAACAAAGAAATCGCGTCATTTATTAAAAATTTGTTTGATCTATCTAAAAAAAATCAAAACCAAAAATATTCTAATATTAATATTAGATATTTTTCTTGTGCTCGTGATGCTAAACAATATATAGATGTGGTTGAAGATCGGGATTGGAAAGTCATAAACTACACCCCACCTTTATATAATGATAATCCATATAAAGAATTCCAGTATGGTTGGAACGATAACGCACATAATGTTATTGGACAAGAGTACGATAATGTCATTGCAGTACTAGACCATCATTTTTATTACAACGAAGATAGAAAATTATCCACTAAAGGTTGGTATGGAGCCCATTATAATCCAACAAAAATGCTTTTCCAGATAGTAACAAGAGCTAGGAAAAAGCTCGGTATTGTTATTATCAATAATGAAGCCGTACTTAAACAGTGCCTAAATATATTAGGATTAAAGTAGTTTGGAAGCCAAGTATGGGCCCCTGAATTTTATAAGGGGCCTTTTAACTTCTGATAAATAACTAAGTGGCAACTTTTCCAGTGTGTTTAAAATAGTTCTATACTGGACCGCCGGCAGCACCTTGAAATGCACCGGCCGGCAGCTCCCATTTATCCATTATCAAATCTTCTTTCCGAAAGCTTCTGTTCAAAGCGAGTTGAACCCACTTACTCAATCGAGCATCTTTTGGTAGGCGCTTGAGCGAGCCCATATTTGCCTTTTGCTCCAGTGTCAATCGGTTCGTATCAATAGTGTGATTTAGTTCTTTTTCGACTTCTACCAGCCGATAAAATCGTTCCGGCGCTATTTCTCTCATCATGGTCCAGAGATCAGCAGTCGAAAAGATACATCCCATGCAGCTGGTCCTATTCCAGCCGCAGAGATATGCAGGATGGGGGAGGAGTCGCCAGCGCTCATAAATATCCCAGATTTCTCGTTCGTTCCAATCAATCACAGGGCGCCAAGCATGAACGATTCGTGTTCTGGAATTGCAAGCGTGTATTTCTGTTTCGGCATACTTTGCACGGTTCGATGATTCTTCCCGGCGCTCACCTGTGATGACCAGTATCTTTTTCGGCTGCTCCATCGTGCCCTGGAAGCGTGGATGATTGTTCAATACCCTACGGAATACATCAATTTTGACATAAGGAGAGCACCACCTAACACGAAGGTCCGGGCTCATGGCAGGCCAGCGTAGGCGAGTTGTTTTCTTTCCGTTCCGTGTTGGTAAATGCACGACTTTTCCGTTTTCACAGTAGTACACATCTCCTGTCAGCGAGTCTTTTCTCATGAGCTCCCCGTATATGCCGCGCTCTCGCCACTGGAAAGAGGTACGGATGCCGAGCAATTCACCAAACGCCTGAACATACGCTTCCGTCACAGGCCAGTCGAGGAATTCTACGGCATCGTTATGCCCACCATCCACTGACTGATGCCAGAGTTCGATCTTT
It contains:
- a CDS encoding DNA/RNA helicase domain-containing protein, whose translation is MKPVNLLSLVSAKNDLLPSVFGLYLNNFDIKIKEDELRDIESLIKEIQTHSERLGILDEFYIGYTINQIGKEFDLLRFGENSIINIELKRTSTEEKIRKQLKKNKYYLNFLEKEVLSFTYVVEDRQLFYLNDSETLEKTKFPFLISKLNDQVLQYIEDINRLFDPSNYLVSPFNSTDAFVSGQYFLTDHQETVKNDILNLSTETGPCFISIEGHAGTGKTLLTYDIAKQYISIPKSVLIFHCGNLNNGHYKLSEKYPWEISPIKDYKLYDLSKYDLIIIDEAQRIYKNQLEIILNSIKNTNAKCIFSYDSQQCLSADEIKRNIPQYIIENVSPKIFRLTEKIRTNKEIASFIKNLFDLSKKNQNQKYSNINIRYFSCARDAKQYIDVVEDRDWKVINYTPPLYNDNPYKEFQYGWNDNAHNVIGQEYDNVIAVLDHHFYYNEDRKLSTKGWYGAHYNPTKMLFQIVTRARKKLGIVIINNEAVLKQCLNILGLK
- a CDS encoding phosphoadenosine phosphosulfate reductase domain-containing protein, giving the protein MSRFEQIDMFDHTEISIETKVTERPSIDLLPLNEYDHIIISLSGGKDSVACTLKKLDEGVPPEKIELWHQSVDGGHNDAVEFLDWPVTEAYVQAFGELLGIRTSFQWRERGIYGELMRKDSLTGDVYYCENGKVVHLPTRNGKKTTRLRWPAMSPDLRVRWCSPYVKIDVFRRVLNNHPRFQGTMEQPKKILVITGERREESSNRAKYAETEIHACNSRTRIVHAWRPVIDWNEREIWDIYERWRLLPHPAYLCGWNRTSCMGCIFSTADLWTMMREIAPERFYRLVEVEKELNHTIDTNRLTLEQKANMGSLKRLPKDARLSKWVQLALNRSFRKEDLIMDKWELPAGAFQGAAGGPV